From Lujinxingia litoralis, one genomic window encodes:
- a CDS encoding cupin domain-containing protein, which translates to MTRKPKAFFDIPDALPRNDEFFETLALGEGLRVERIISHGHRTPEGAWYDQELDEWVLLMQGEATLEWEDGTQTQLVAGSAVFIEAHRRHRVVATSSEPPCVWLAVHGKMKPA; encoded by the coding sequence ATGACCCGCAAGCCCAAAGCGTTTTTCGATATCCCGGATGCGTTGCCGCGCAATGACGAGTTTTTTGAGACGCTGGCCCTTGGAGAGGGGCTGCGCGTGGAGCGGATCATCTCCCACGGACACCGCACACCCGAGGGCGCGTGGTACGACCAGGAGCTCGATGAGTGGGTGTTGCTTATGCAGGGCGAAGCCACGCTGGAGTGGGAGGACGGCACGCAGACACAACTGGTGGCGGGGAGTGCGGTATTCATTGAGGCGCATCGACGCCATCGGGTGGTGGCGACAAGCAGCGAACCGCCCTGTGTGTGGCTGGCGGTGCACGGCAAGATGAAGCCGGCTTAA
- a CDS encoding helix-turn-helix transcriptional regulator, translated as MNEATQILAAREEDARQHLVALIEELQASVGAAGGIFAEVRQVEGALHWARPVSCGAGGWESRIDGESVGEELAQEIQCPAERDFCRFTGRCDRGEVHPEWIAALSGASDMAGLLVYRENALVGWLGLLRHVGTYAAAELAALSEWVGQVGDVVRAYGWAVDQAQAGYDGLSLIYASDGRLLYQTQALPPSLRVADLERMVRHGEPVASRVVRGGWVLRVRLLAGASGAGRLVEVAPARRAERAPDFALTPMQRRVAEYACSGATIAEIARAMERSPHTIKTHLKHAYERLGVASRLELAARLG; from the coding sequence ATGAATGAGGCGACTCAGATCCTGGCGGCAAGAGAAGAGGATGCGAGGCAGCACCTGGTGGCGCTGATCGAGGAGCTGCAAGCGAGCGTGGGCGCTGCGGGGGGTATCTTTGCGGAGGTGCGTCAGGTGGAGGGAGCGCTGCACTGGGCTCGGCCGGTGAGCTGTGGGGCCGGTGGGTGGGAGTCTCGGATCGATGGGGAGAGTGTAGGCGAGGAGCTGGCGCAGGAGATTCAATGCCCGGCGGAGCGGGATTTTTGCCGCTTTACCGGACGCTGCGATCGGGGGGAGGTGCATCCGGAGTGGATCGCGGCGTTGTCCGGGGCGTCAGATATGGCGGGGCTGCTCGTTTATCGGGAGAACGCGTTGGTGGGCTGGCTGGGACTCTTGCGCCACGTGGGGACCTACGCGGCGGCGGAGCTGGCGGCGCTCTCGGAGTGGGTCGGGCAGGTGGGGGATGTCGTGCGGGCGTACGGATGGGCGGTGGACCAGGCTCAGGCCGGCTACGACGGTTTGAGTCTTATTTACGCCTCGGATGGCCGGCTTCTCTATCAGACCCAGGCGCTGCCGCCTTCGCTGCGTGTCGCCGATCTGGAACGTATGGTCCGGCATGGCGAGCCGGTGGCGAGCCGGGTGGTGCGCGGGGGCTGGGTGTTGCGGGTTCGGCTGCTGGCGGGGGCGTCGGGCGCGGGGAGGTTGGTGGAGGTGGCGCCGGCCCGACGAGCGGAGCGCGCGCCGGATTTTGCGCTGACCCCGATGCAGCGTCGCGTCGCCGAGTACGCGTGTTCCGGGGCGACCATCGCCGAGATTGCCCGGGCGATGGAGCGGAGTCCTCACACCATCAAGACCCATCTCAAACACGCCTATGAACGGCTCGGCGTGGCCAGTCGACTGGAGTTGGCGGCGCGTCTGGGGTAG
- a CDS encoding alpha/beta hydrolase family protein produces MRREKLKQGALIVALGALVGCASGAGPQVAADEASVEASREEGQVYEVRSEEVSFEAAGTQVHGTLVLPVVERPVAALVLVAGSGPTDRNWESPLLPGENGSARLLAEALAERGVASLRYDKRATGQTALPGALSWSDYQEELAGAAAVLAGREEVDAGRVFIAGHSEGGAHALRAVEEGRVAPAGLILLSSSGRSLGELIQWQLEAQLLDAGVEASRVRAQLGRLDQALRTIAAGQRVRAAQVSPYPGVVQLVQALQAEEGRAFSAEILLWEPTAALAGLDASMPVLVLSGERDLQVDPQLDARALAEAARGAGLDVTLSLIPLADHVLKAQETPREELTAQHALLYNEASRRLDPQVVDALLDWIEAR; encoded by the coding sequence ATGAGGAGAGAAAAACTTAAGCAGGGCGCGCTGATCGTGGCCCTGGGAGCGCTGGTGGGGTGCGCCTCGGGAGCCGGGCCGCAGGTGGCCGCGGACGAAGCATCGGTGGAGGCGTCGCGGGAGGAGGGGCAGGTGTATGAGGTGCGCTCCGAAGAGGTGAGTTTTGAGGCGGCCGGGACTCAGGTGCATGGAACGCTGGTACTCCCGGTGGTGGAGCGACCGGTGGCTGCGCTGGTGCTGGTGGCCGGGAGCGGCCCCACCGATCGCAACTGGGAGAGCCCGCTTTTGCCCGGAGAAAATGGTTCGGCCAGGCTCCTGGCCGAGGCGTTGGCTGAGCGCGGGGTGGCGTCGTTGCGCTACGATAAACGAGCCACCGGCCAGACCGCGCTCCCCGGCGCCTTGAGCTGGTCGGACTATCAGGAGGAGCTCGCCGGAGCGGCAGCTGTGCTGGCGGGACGCGAGGAGGTCGACGCCGGGCGCGTGTTCATTGCCGGGCATAGCGAGGGGGGCGCGCATGCGTTGCGGGCGGTGGAGGAGGGGCGCGTGGCGCCGGCCGGGCTGATCTTGCTCTCGAGTTCGGGCCGCTCGCTGGGGGAATTGATCCAGTGGCAGCTCGAGGCTCAGCTCTTGGATGCAGGGGTGGAGGCGTCCCGGGTGAGGGCGCAACTGGGGCGCCTTGATCAGGCGCTGCGTACGATCGCGGCAGGTCAGCGGGTGAGGGCCGCGCAGGTGAGTCCTTACCCCGGGGTGGTGCAGCTGGTGCAGGCGCTGCAGGCGGAGGAGGGCCGGGCGTTCTCCGCGGAGATCCTGCTGTGGGAGCCCACTGCGGCGCTGGCCGGGCTTGATGCGTCGATGCCGGTGTTGGTGCTCAGCGGGGAGCGTGACCTTCAGGTCGATCCCCAGCTCGATGCGCGCGCGTTGGCCGAGGCTGCGCGCGGCGCCGGGCTCGATGTCACGCTGAGTCTGATACCGCTGGCCGATCACGTGCTCAAGGCCCAGGAGACGCCTCGCGAGGAGCTCACCGCGCAGCACGCGCTGCTCTACAACGAGGCTTCGCGTCGTCTCGACCCTCAGGTGGTCGACGCGCTACTGGACTGGATTGAGGCGCGCTGA